In Dendropsophus ebraccatus isolate aDenEbr1 chromosome 13, aDenEbr1.pat, whole genome shotgun sequence, the sequence atctatctcctctacttGTGTAATACTGCGGACACCAGAAAAtaatagtctgtgtgtgtgtatatatatatatatatatatatatatatatatatatatatatatatataatatttataggagagtacaggctattgttatcTGGTGTCAGCAATGTCCCATATTACACAGGCAGAGGAGGTATATTTATATCTCCTCTGCCTGTGTGATGTGtttgacactgcggacaccagagaacaatagccagtactctcctgtgtgtgtatgtgtgtgtatatatctatatttacACCTCCTCTACCTATGTAATCTGTGACACTGAGAACAATACAccagacaccagagaacaatagcccagccccactgctacagcctacaactactacccccagcctcccagccccactgctacagcctacaactactacccccagcctcccagccccactgctacagcctacaactactacccccagcctcccagccccactgctacagcctacaactactacccccagcctcccagccccactgctacagcctacaactactacccccagcctcccagccccactgctacagcctacaactactacccccagcctcccagccccactgctacagcctacaactactacccccagcctcccagccccactgctacagcctacaactactacccccagcctcccagccccactgctacagcctacaactactacccccagcctcccagccccactgctacagcctacaactactacccccagcctcccagccccactgctacagcctacaactactacccccagcctcccagccccactgctacagcctacaactactacccccagcctcccagccccactgctacagcctacaactactacccccagcctcccagccccactgctacagcctacaactactacccccagcctcccagccccactgctacagcctacaactactacccccagcctcccagccccactgctacagcctacaactactacccccagcctcctAGCCctactgctacagcctacaactacttctcccagccccactgctacagcctacaacactactacacccagcctcccacCAGGCTATCACTACTACACACAGCCTACCACTACTACACACAGCCTACCACTACTACAACCAGACTGTGGACACCAGAGAGCAACAATAGCCTgtattctcatatatatatatatatatatatatatatatatatatatatatatatatatatatatatatatatacacacaccttctacctgtgtaatgtatatacactgctgacaccagagagcaatagcctgtgctctcctgtatatatatactacctgtgtaatgtgtgacaccagagaacaatagcctgtattATATACCTACTCTAAATATAATTATGATAGTGCTGTGTCCTGGATTGGGGGGGGCTAAAAGCGAATTCCGCACCCATCGACTCTAAGGCCGGTCTGAGGACCATGCGGCAGCGGAGGCTCTTGTACATATGACTTGGCTATTGCTGAAGCACTTTCCATGGCCCATACACCAAGAGGACAGAGATGAGACctaagtgtaacaacaatactatgtgcatgttggggatgggcggtgagaagtgTGGGCAGGTGAcctgtatgtggttctgcagcaggttaaggtgtattaggaggttctgcagcagctgaggtttatttagaaaggctagggacacacttgtatctgtactgctgtgcagacaacaacaaaatggcgctgcccagcagtacacataatagcacctttcccctctgtttccctgtgaaaagaggagggaggtgattaTGTCactgcagttgagcagagactgcctctttttttcagcagctggctttcaggctgcttttaccagcattttcctgctggagctccccctggtggccatcactgggaaatatgaaaaattagatcgtaaatttttcatatttccttacatgtaaaaaaaaaaaaaatgaaaaacacctataaattaacaaaaaaaaacaacaaattcagttttaacactttaaaattttttcttttactttgcgacacattccctttaagggtgcgttcacacctacaggatctggaGCAGATTTaatgggccatcaaatctgctgcagatcctgtacgtgtgaacgcaccctaaatcttcATTTTCCCCGAAAGAATAAGCACAATAGCATcagaaaattcaccccataaatgcttgtatgcagatttttttctgttgtattgcCCTGTAAATCTGCCCAGTGTGATATGTACTACATCCGGACCCTGTCATTACCTTTGCTTGTCCCCTAAGGATGTATAGACACATGGAATAATTGTCGCCAAAAACTCTGTGCAGAATCCATCGCTCGTCCCTGCTGGCTCCATAATATGTTCAGGAggattccactgtccgcccaaagtattgtcatgtcaattctttgggtgtacgacagaatctgcccgagcatataatgaaacaagcagagagaagcaggagtaagcagggtatgttcacaccgaggAATCCGCGTGGAGAAGTTCCCACTGATTCCGCCGCTCACCCCGGCATGCATCTCGATTCTATAGTCGGGCAGATTCtgacgtccgtccaaagaatgaacctgttcgttCTTTTGACGGAGAGcagaatccgtccgtgcatagaatggagtctgtggcacATGTGGAGATGCAAGCGGGGGTGAGCGGTGGAATCCGTGGGAACTTCTCCacacggattcctcagtgtgaacataccctaatataaGATGTATCTGGCAGAGACTTATCAATGTTTTCACTGGGACAAGAAATGCTACAGTCACCTCCAAGGGACAGACCAGAGCCTGCCATTCAGGAGtcagggaaagctggatgacaccaTGATGGaagtataatggtggtcataaTGATTCTAAGGAGGTGGGTTTTAGTAACTttggatgggatttgtagttctaccACCGCTATAGTGTCACTGGTCTATGCCAAGAACTGTCAGCCGACGAATCCAGGACTGAAGCACACTCCGTATACAGCGAGTCCTCGCTCCTATAAGGAATGACATTGGGAGCCAATGCAATAACGGAGGATGCAGCATGGACGCACAGAGCCGGCCTGTCTCCTCCGGAGATCACACAACCTACCTCGATATCtcagcagcaaatctgcagctcaCGAAGGTCACCGGTGTTGGGCCCTGAACAGGAAGCCTAATCAATGATAGAGAGGACGTGAGAGCCCGGGGAAAGTCCTGCAAGGTCACGCGTTtctacagcgccacctagtgttgGAGGTGTGTATCAACCTCTTCAGTCTGATTCTAGCCAAATGAATATATAATGAGTAAATGTATTTTCAGGATGTAATACTGCCCCTGTGTGGGACAAAGAGGGGGTATCCAGGTTTAGTAAAATATGGCAGCTTATCCCAAAAGATATCAGCACATTTGTCCCTAGTTTGTTTGCAATATTACAACTAGGAacaggggtggggctgtttttggaagaaagaatGTTTTCtcaacctggataacccctttaaatgtgtggtCTGCTGCAAAGAAATGGCATAGGTTCAGGAAATGGAGCGCCTTCTAGTGACTAGTAGATCATGTGCAGTACCCAGGGGGACGGAGGACGGATGCCCAATGGGGCGCATAGATGGTGATCATTTTAGTACAGCTGGTTACAGTGGTTACCGTGGCTGCCATTTGAGGACGAAAATATCTAaagttgaaaaaaatatatatattataggtgCATGTCCTTTAGTAAAATTGTTCCCTCTCATTGGGAGCCAAAATCTGTCAATACTAGGAACAGGCAAACATCTACTCTTACACTATTCTCTCTCTTttcttaaaatttatttttatgaatGATTTTTGGCAATTTTCATTATAACAAACACTCCAGAAAATGAATCAGAAGAATTAGGCAAGGGTACATACTGGACATTATGGtatatacggacatggagagaaaggagctgctgcacctcccacctacggctgacactaatgtcactcggctacatttaaaaacgccaggatgttggcatataatttgatcaaaccatattgccccatgtgccacgtgcaggtcccctggctcacatgggtccctacacttactcaacactgtgtcggtcagcgaccgccaaccccacaaagagagtgcaagcagggaagggaggccacagaatggccctgcaacaccattgtcacaggaccaaaccccaaggggccCCCCAAAGTTTGGTAAATACCTCCTGACACAATGTGGACCAAACCTATTAGGAGTGGCAGATGAATGATCATTGGCTCTTCTCACACTAACATCACTACCAGGTATCTAATGAAATATATGCTATGTGGCAAACTAGATTCTCTACTACAGAGTAATTGGGCGTGGAGACGAAGCGCTCCCAGTGTGTTGGCAGGGTTGTTTTGACAGTACCACTCAATACATCTAAATGGGTGGACTATATCATTGATTTCCTGTATTTAGAAGTGGGTTAGTAGGAATTTCTGCCAGtaaataaagaattttttgtgTCTTGATTTTTTTGCAACAATtctctctaagggtgccttcacacacaccagatccacagcggatccagTGCCCGttcatcccaatgagaatacatacgcATGTATGTAAGTTCACCCTCCGCCAGCCGGAGCATACAGTACCCGCTCTGCCCATTAcccatcctgctcagccaatcagtgcgctgccccgctgcagccactgattggctgagcgcaacGTCCAGctgagaacccctgaagcaagccgaagcggggAGCAGGTAATAAAtgctccagccggcggggggttaacttacacacagcaggatgtcaatcccgctgtgagtatgtattttCATTGGGGTGAACGGGCACTGGATACGCagaggatttcgctgcgaatttgcagcgtgaaattcgctgtggatctggtgtgtgtgaaggtgcGTGGATTTCacgcagcaaaatccgcttcgCATCCCTTGCCGGTCATTTTCAAacagaatacatactcgcagcgggattgacatggcACAGCAAACGATGAAACgaagagcgagaaatcattctttttttttttttataactgtcatTTTTTATTGAGATTTTTCCAAACAGAAAAATTTTGTTTTTACATGAACACATATAAAGGTATCCCCGTTACCGGGAAATCCTGAAGTAAACAAAACAAGGCATATAGTGGGCATGTACAAGTAAGTAGCAAAACATCAGTGCCGCATAGCACTCGTGAGGTTCAAATTAAAGACGCAGAACAATATACAGGCCCTAAACACAGGTCCACTAAAACATGGGGTACAGACAAGACAAACCAACATAGAAGACAAGGGCGAGACAGGAAGGGATAGGTAGAGAGGAACGTAAGGCTCTAGGGTAACCCAGTGgcggagaggaggggggcataaTAAGAGTCCCATGGAGACCAGACCGACTCAAACATGTCCATTTTATTATTAAGAGAGGCCGTTAGTCGCTCTAGGGATCGTAATTCCTGGATCCTAGCCATGAGGCAATCTAAAGTGGGGGGGGGAGGTCTGTTTCCAGCCCCTAGCTATAAGAGACTTGGCGGCTGTTAGGAAAACCAGCAAAAGTTTAGCTTGTTTTTTCCCAAGGAGCTTGGGGAAGAGGTTGAGCAGGCATACTGCAGGGTCCCTAGGGATATCCACTCTGAGGACTGTGGCAGCCAAGCCGCAAACATCCCTCCAGAACTGTTGAATAAGGGAACATCCCCAAAAGATATGAAAGAGGGACCCAACCGCACTCAAACACCTCCAGCACGAAGGGGACATTGTGTTATTCAATTTATTGAGTAATTCTGGGGTATGATACCAAAGCATCAACAGTTTATAATGTGATTCTTTATACGTAGTACAAATGGAAGACTTTGCCGCCCTCTCCCAAATAACACCCCAGCATTCCGGTGGAAGCTGTCTACCCAGGAACTCCTCCCATTTTAACATGTATGCGTGTCTCACCAAGGATCCCCCCACAGGTGAATTAATGATGCGATAAATGTCTGAGATTAGCCCAGAGGTAGAGGTGTTACATCTCACTAGCTGCTCAAACGCTGAGGGTTTAGAGACCGTGAGGGAACCCAGGCGAGACATCATGAAATGCCGCATTTGTAGGTATGTCAGCCTTTCGGAAGACGGcaggtccgatctgtccatgagtTTGTCAAAAGGTAGCAGGGTCCTAGTAAGTGGGTCAACAATATCTGCAAATTGAAAAAGCTTTTTAGTACCCCATAGTCGTACAGTTTGGGACTGGAGGCCAGGTAAAAAGTCTGGAAAGAGAAGGAAAGAATTAAGAGGGGAAGCTTTAGACAGGAGCCCAAACTTAGCCGAGCAGGACGACCATATGTGCAAGGTAAAGCGTATGGGCCCTAGTAGTCGGAGATGGGAAAAGGAGGGAGGCGATAGGTGCCAAAGGAATGAGTTAGGGTGGAATGGAGCCAACCACACCTTCTCTATCTCGGTCCATTTTTTGTAGGCTAGATACTTAGACCAGGCTAGGATTTGTCTCAAATGTGTCGCCCAATAGTAATGGAGGATGTTGGGTACGGCTAGCCCCCCCTGGGTTTTACTGCTCATCATCACCGATTTGGGTATTCGATGTCTCCTTGAGGCCCAGATAAATTTAAATATATCTCTTTGGATGGCTCTGAGTTCGGAAAGAGGTACACGCACCGGGAGGGTCTCAAAATAATAAAGCAATTTGGGGAGTATCGTCATTTTCACCGAAGCTACCCTACCCAGCAGGGAGATAAAATGAGCAGACCACTTAGAGAGGAGTGATCGAATTTCCCGAAACAGACTAGGGAAGTTGGCAGAGTAAACGGTAGAGTAGGAGGGTGTCAATCTGATCCCCAGATATCCAAGAGAGGACGGGGTCCACTTAAATTTAAAAACTGTGCGTAGGTGGGTTACCAATGAACTAGGCAAGTTCAGGGGCATAGCTTCGGATTTCGTGGTGTTCACTTTGTAACCTGACAGCGTCCCAAACTTGGTGAGTAAGTCATGAAGAACAGGGAGGGTCGTAACAGGGTCAGACAGGGTGAGAAGAACGTCATCCGCAAAGAGCATAATTTTAGAGTCTTTTCCCCTGATGGAGACTCCATGTATATCCGGACAACCGCGaatggccgccgccaggggctcgaTACATAATACAAACAATAAAGGGGAGAGCGGGcatccctggcgggtgccattccgaATTGGGAAAGGTGCCGATAGCATATGGGGGAATTTGATAGCTGCCGTGGGCGTAGAGTACAGTGCCTCAACCGCAGTCAGGAAGGGGCCCCGAATACCAAAACACTTGAGAGTCTCAAACAGGAATGGCCAGCCTAagcgatcaaaggccttttccgCATCCAGACTAAGAATCAAGGCCCTCCCCGACTGCTGATTGACCGCATCAATAATATCTAATGCTCTTCTCGTATTGTCTCCTCCCTGTCTGCCAGGCACGAACCCCACCTGGTCTGCATTGATGAGGGAGGGCAGCCAGTAACCTAATCTGGTGGCCAGTATCTTAGTGAAAAGTTTAAAGTCTGAATTTAAAAGAGAGATTGGCCTGTAATTTGCACACTCCATGTGGTCCTTTCCTGGTTTGGGGATGAGGGTTATGTATGaatgggagagagaagaggggataGGCTCACCCTGCAGAAAAGAGTTGAACAGTGCCAGTAGTCTGGGGGACAATTCCTCCGAAAATGTTTTATAGTAAAGATAGGAAAATCCATCTGGCCCCGGGGCCCGCCCCGACGGGAGGGATTTAAGTACCTCGGCCAGCTCCTCACCTGTAACAGGCGCATTCAAGTCCTCTATGGCATTGGGTGGCAGGGAGGGTAGCTGGCATCCCGAGAGAAATTCATTAATTCTATCAGCACGGGCCCCAGGGCCAGACGGAAGGGCTGAGGGCAAGGAGTATAGGTTTGTGTAATATTGAGAGAAGAGGGACGCTATATCAGTGGGATGGAATTTCAGCGCACCGGTGGAGTCCCGGAGGACCTGGGGAGACCGGGAGGCCGCCCTGTCATTAAGCATATTAGCCAACAACGTGTGGGCTTTGTTGCCCTTCTCAAAGAAGCGCTGTTTGGAGTAAAGGAGGAGCTTCTCTACCTTCATTATTGATAATTCCTTCAGTCGTGCTCTAGCTGCCACCAGTCTCCTCAGCGTCCGAAGGGACGAACGCCGGGCGAGGGATCTCTCTAGGGCTAGTATATCTTGTTTAGCCTCACTAAGAGCCATCTGAGAGTCCCTCTTTTGGCGGGAACTCAGTGCTATACACTGCCCCCTTATTAcggccttatgggcctcccataAGGTGGCCTCGGACTCGACTGATCCTCCATTCTCAAGGAAGTAGGACTGTATAGAGGTTTTGATCGAATCACGGGTGGGGCGAAACTTCAGCAGACTCTCATTCAGGCGCCAATGACAGTAGCGTGTTGGGGTCAGCAGACTTTTCAAAGAAATGATCACCGGCCCGTGATCCCACCAAGAGATTGGGTCAATAGTGGCATTCTGCAGCAGTCTAACAGTAGGGATGTTCCCGAAAAAGTAGTCAATCCTAGAGTGCATGCGGTGTGGGTGTGAATAAAACGTGTATTCCCTCTCCGTGGGGTGATCAAGCATCCAGAGGTCATATAATTTATGCTTACGAACGAGCTTGCGAAACTCTCTAGAGAGCCTAGCCTGCTCAGGTGGGGCTATTCGGCCAGTGACCGAGTGCCTATCTAGCACATCAGAAAAGGGTAAGTTAAAGTCACCCCCCACAACTCTGGGGGCTGGGGGATATTTCGCAAGTTTGTTGAGAA encodes:
- the ATP5MJ gene encoding ATP synthase subunit ATP5MJ, mitochondrial gives rise to the protein MAKLVSLNVKGLNSNVKRRLALRELRNVRADVAFLQETHFDSAATFSFTRQSYPIVVSASKGSKTAGVAILFSRSFPFQISSSFSDPGGRYVIVEGTLQGKPLLFCNVYAPNRAQIPFLRRVLNKLAKYPPAPRVVGGDFNLPFSDVLDRHSVTGRIAPPEQARLSREFRKLVRKHKLYDLWMLDHPTEREYTFYSHPHRMHSRIDYFFGNIPTVRLLQNATIDPISWWDHGPVIISLKSLLTPTRYCHWRLNESLLKFRPTRDSIKTSIQSYFLENGGSVESEATLWEAHKAVIRGQCIALSSRQKRDSQMALSEAKQDILALERSLARRSSLRTLRRLVAARARLKELSIMKVEKLLLYSKQRFFEKGNKAHTLLANMLNDRAASRSPQVLRDSTGALKFHPTDIASLFSQYYTNLYSLPSALPSGPGARADRINEFLSGCQLPSLPPNAIEDLNAPVTGEELAEVLKSLPSGRAPGPDGFSYLYYKTFSEELSPRLLALFNSFLQGEPIPSSLSHSYITLIPKPGKDHMECANYRPISLLNSDFKLFTKILATRLGYWLPSLINADQVGFVPGRQGGDNTRRALDIIDAVNQQSGRALILSLDAEKAFDRLGWPFLFETLKCFGIRGPFLTAVEALYSTPTAAIKFPHMLSAPFPIRNGTRQGCPLSPLLFVLCIEPLAAAIRGCPDIHGVSIRGKDSKIMLFADDVLLTLSDPVTTLPVLHDLLTKFGTLSGYKVNTTKSEAMPLNLPSSLVTHLRTVFKFKWTPSSLGYLGIRLTPSYSTVYSANFPSLFREIRSLLSKWSAHFISLLGRVASVKMTILPKLLYYFETLPVRVPLSELRAIQRDIFKFIWASRRHRIPKSVMMSNFLPGLQSQTVRLWGTKKLFQFADIVDPLTRTLLPFDKLMDRSDLPSSERLTYLQMRHFMMSRLGSLTVSKPSAFEQLMLGKAFAAWWSVAKPYYTKAYQELFIGIPIMGYIYYKLSYGGKKAVKDSSKYYTWLADHDSQTLCKFQGARKSLDCANLICQLPSNPITMQMQR